Proteins encoded in a region of the Panthera uncia isolate 11264 chromosome B2 unlocalized genomic scaffold, Puncia_PCG_1.0 HiC_scaffold_24, whole genome shotgun sequence genome:
- the LOC125939152 gene encoding translation initiation factor IF-2-like encodes MEIYLWKRTRSPELPGLPELPARRTLGEPRGARSPRPAERRAGCCGRGGSAGRELIDGARGQVTRGATFPEPSPRWPPGPGRGRTGAERGGSLGTKLLGLRRRGPAAEGRGPGGAGALGRLLPGRAGPGVPCREPVSRGDGGAPPPSSASCAALQQRGRPAAAGEEAEEEPPERAARAQSCGVAFPRRRGAGSRSRPRAFSRSRLEHRGERCLLSPGSFLQTENSLVFGQLGAGAPVPDLRLDCFVFVFGGTTGQEDCTSWGRFQSGVKKKIFFFFSFRICLVLHISFLKHVAPRNSRSHTPQRSLRTQTRPEERGPLGTRRRRRRRLAGRRRGPAGPGAGIDVELDHYRKLEVLKRGFNTVFGLN; translated from the exons ATGGAGATTTACCTCTGGAAGAGAACAAGATCTCCAGAACTACCCGGTTTGCCCGAG CTCCCGGCGCGCCGCACGCTCGGGGAGCCGCGCGGGGCGCGCAGCCCCAGGCCAGCCGAGCGCCGGGCCGGCTGCTGCGGGCGGGGAGGGAGCGCGGGGCGGGAGCTGATTGACGGGGCGCGCGGTCAGGTGACCCGGGGCGCCACGTTCCCGGAGCCCAGCCCGCGGTGGCCGCctgggccgggccggggccgAACCGGAGCCGAGAGGGGCGGCTCTCTCGGAACAAAGTTGCTGGGCCTGCGGCGGCGGGGGCCGGCGGCCGAGGGCCGAGGGCCGGGGGGAGCGGGAGCGCTCGGCCGCCTCCTCCCGGGGAGGGCCGGCCCCGGGGTGCCCTGCCGCGAGCCCGTTTCCCGGGGGGACGGCGGCGCGCCCcctccctcttctgcctcctgCGCCGCTCTCCAACAAAGGGGCAggccggcggcggcgggggaggaggcggaggaggagccGCCGGAGCGAGCCGCTCGCGCACAAAGTTGTGGAGTCGCCTTTCCTCGGAGGAGGGGAGCGGGCAGCCGCAGCCGGCCGCGAGCTTTCTCCCGAAGCCGCTTGGAGCACCGCGGGGAGCGGTGCCTCCTTTCTCCCGGGTCGTTTCTGCAGACGGAAAACTCTCTAGTGTTTGGCCAACTTGGTGCCGGCGCGCCGGTTCCAGATTTGCGCttggactgttttgtttttgtttttggcggAACTACCGGGCAGGAAGATTGCACAAGTTGGGGGCGTTTTCAATCgggtgtcaaaaaaaaaatttttttttttttttcctttcggaTTTGTCTGGTCcttcacatttcctttttaaagcacGTTGCTCCACGGAACTCACGCTCGCACACTCCCCAGCGATCATTGAGGACCCAAACACGCCCAGAGGAGCGCGGCCCGCTCGggacgcggcggcggcggcggcggcggctggcgGGCAGGCGGCGCGGGCCTGCGGGTCCTGGAGCAG GTATTGATGTCGAGCTGGACCATTATAGAAAGCTGGAAGTCTTAAAAAGAGGATTTAATACAGTCTTTGGATTAAATTGA